A section of the Agrococcus sp. SGAir0287 genome encodes:
- the tig gene encoding trigger factor — MKTTVEQLEPTRAKLTIAVTPEELRPAIDAAYKEIAEQIQIPGFRKGKVPAAIIDQRIGRDQVLSQAVSESIDEHYRAGVAESGIKPLGRPSADIATWPEVKDYSGDLVLEIEVDVRPDFEMPTLEGRVIEVAPVAIGDEAVDAELDTLRSRFGTLVTVDRPAAKGDFVTLDLVATIDGAEVDRASGVSYEVGSGELLDGIDDAVETLTAGEETTFTSTLVGGEHAGADAEVAVTVTAVKERELPEADDDFAQMASQFDTIAELREDLASTVARRETLRQAQDARQALQEALVADADIPVPTQAVEDEVHRHLESENRLEDDVHRAEVQEETQKQIRSGILFDRIAEEQDLQVSQTELSQYVMQMAAQYQMPPQELVEILQQNGQLPTILADLLRGKALTWALGQVEVKDANGETIDLSEFTQTEPETTESDVEAAIRQAEARIAADAQD, encoded by the coding sequence GTGAAGACCACGGTCGAGCAGCTCGAGCCGACGCGCGCGAAGCTCACCATCGCGGTGACGCCCGAGGAGCTGCGTCCCGCCATCGACGCTGCCTACAAGGAGATCGCGGAGCAGATCCAGATCCCCGGCTTCCGCAAGGGCAAGGTCCCTGCCGCCATCATCGACCAGCGCATCGGGCGCGACCAGGTGCTGAGCCAGGCCGTGTCGGAGTCGATCGACGAGCACTACCGCGCCGGCGTGGCCGAGTCCGGCATCAAGCCCCTCGGACGCCCGAGCGCCGACATCGCCACGTGGCCCGAGGTGAAGGACTACTCCGGCGACCTCGTGCTCGAGATCGAGGTCGACGTCCGCCCCGACTTCGAGATGCCGACCCTCGAGGGTCGCGTCATCGAGGTCGCCCCCGTCGCCATCGGCGACGAGGCCGTCGACGCCGAGCTCGACACGCTGCGCTCGCGCTTCGGCACGCTCGTCACCGTCGACCGCCCGGCCGCCAAGGGCGACTTCGTGACCCTCGACCTCGTCGCCACGATCGACGGCGCCGAGGTCGATCGCGCCTCGGGCGTCTCCTACGAGGTCGGCTCGGGCGAGCTGCTCGACGGCATCGACGACGCGGTCGAGACGCTGACGGCCGGCGAGGAGACCACCTTCACGTCGACGCTCGTCGGCGGCGAGCACGCCGGGGCGGACGCCGAGGTGGCCGTCACGGTCACCGCCGTGAAGGAGCGCGAGCTGCCGGAGGCGGACGACGACTTCGCGCAGATGGCGAGCCAGTTCGACACGATCGCCGAGCTCCGCGAGGACCTCGCGTCGACCGTGGCGCGCCGCGAGACGCTGCGCCAGGCGCAGGACGCCCGCCAGGCGCTGCAGGAGGCGCTCGTCGCCGACGCCGACATCCCCGTGCCGACGCAGGCCGTCGAGGACGAGGTGCACCGTCACCTCGAGAGCGAGAACCGCCTCGAGGACGACGTCCATCGCGCCGAGGTGCAGGAGGAGACGCAGAAGCAGATCCGCTCCGGCATCCTCTTCGATCGCATCGCCGAGGAGCAGGACCTGCAGGTCTCGCAGACCGAGCTGTCGCAGTACGTCATGCAGATGGCGGCCCAGTACCAGATGCCGCCGCAGGAGCTCGTCGAGATCCTCCAGCAGAACGGCCAGCTGCCCACGATCCTCGCGGACCTGCTCCGCGGCAAGGCGCTCACGTGGGCGCTCGGCCAGGTCGAGGTCAAGGACGCGAACGGCGAGACGATCGACCTGTCGGAGTTCACGCAGACGGAGCCCGAGACGACCGAGAGCGACGTCGAGGCGGCCATCCGCCAGGCCGAGGCGCGCATCGCCGCCGACGCGCAGGACTGA
- a CDS encoding ATP-dependent Clp protease proteolytic subunit produces the protein MAETAFPPTVFDRLLRDRIIWLGEDVRDDNANEICAKILLLAAEDPNKDIYLYINSPGGSVTAGMAIYDTMQFVPNDIVTVGIGMAASMGQLLLTSGTIGKRYITPNARVLLHQPHGGFGGTSSDIQTQAQLILDMKRRLAEITAERTGKTVEQVNADGDRDRWFTAQEALEYGFVDHLRASASDVSGGGGTDQEENR, from the coding sequence GTGGCTGAAACCGCCTTCCCGCCCACCGTCTTCGACAGGCTGCTGCGAGACCGCATCATCTGGCTCGGCGAGGACGTGCGCGACGACAACGCGAACGAGATCTGCGCGAAGATCCTGCTGCTCGCGGCCGAGGATCCCAACAAGGACATCTACCTCTACATCAACTCGCCCGGCGGCTCGGTCACGGCGGGCATGGCGATCTACGACACCATGCAGTTCGTGCCGAACGACATCGTCACGGTCGGCATCGGCATGGCGGCGTCCATGGGGCAGCTGCTCCTCACGTCCGGCACGATCGGCAAGCGCTACATCACGCCCAACGCCCGCGTGCTCCTGCACCAGCCGCACGGCGGCTTCGGCGGCACGTCGAGCGACATCCAGACCCAGGCGCAGCTCATCCTCGACATGAAGCGCCGCCTCGCCGAGATCACGGCCGAGCGCACGGGCAAGACCGTCGAGCAGGTCAACGCCGACGGCGACCGCGACCGCTGGTTCACGGCGCAGGAGGCGCTCGAGTACGGCTTCGTCGACCACCTCCGCGCGTCGGCGTCCGACGTGTCCGGCGGTGGCGGCACCGACCAGGAGGAGAACCGATGA